In a genomic window of Flavobacterium sp. KACC 22761:
- a CDS encoding YcxB family protein has translation MNDSKLSFEFALNIGEIHKLNKMYFKNLWETRVRFFLSMLLIVAVFFSFFNLNKSSDYIVWIIRNLALIIIFLLFQYLLVKTASNLIFQLIKRLLKFENFIAQYKLNFTNSLIYVHSPLGEITHKWSQIDKVILTKDFFLLYIKEKNGYIISISNKCNENRNIEELIAFVERKVTHITKVY, from the coding sequence ATGAATGATTCTAAATTGTCTTTTGAATTTGCATTAAATATTGGAGAAATACACAAACTCAATAAAATGTATTTTAAAAATTTATGGGAAACAAGGGTTCGCTTCTTTTTAAGTATGCTTTTAATTGTAGCTGTTTTTTTTAGTTTTTTTAATTTGAATAAAAGTTCTGATTACATAGTTTGGATCATTAGAAATCTAGCTTTGATAATCATTTTTTTATTGTTTCAATACTTATTAGTAAAAACTGCAAGCAATTTAATTTTTCAATTAATCAAAAGGCTTTTAAAGTTTGAAAATTTTATAGCGCAATACAAACTCAATTTTACAAATTCATTAATATATGTTCATTCGCCACTCGGGGAGATTACCCATAAATGGAGCCAAATTGATAAAGTAATTCTAACTAAAGATTTTTTTCTTTTATATATAAAAGAAAAAAACGGATATATAATTTCAATTTCTAATAAGTGCAATGAAAATAGAAATATAGAGGAATTAATAGCTTTTGTAGAAAGAAAAGTAACCCACATTACAAAAGTATATTGA
- a CDS encoding sensor histidine kinase, with translation MRAGNYYFTTAPLPSQSLFQNSVINLPYTEPGYIRVHYPSENFNPSDFLLDEQKLLDMVALEISHYIEKFQILERKASLRRTLEHMDRLAILSETIAGIAHELNNPLANILGYAELIKITNTNSEIDSDITTIIDTVIYTREIVKKLMFFSCEMPYQPKLQDINPIITFALSILKQNFHKKEIKSEVHFNNKISTAIIDSVQLTQLVFNILKNAIQASPQKSTIKTIIENDEKNIIIKIEDQGHGIPEEIKQQIFEPFFTTKKIKNGAGLGLSVVHGIIKNHNGEITVINNYPSGSIFIISLPINQ, from the coding sequence TTGCGTGCAGGAAATTATTATTTTACGACTGCTCCGCTACCAAGCCAGAGTCTTTTCCAAAATTCCGTCATTAATCTACCTTATACAGAACCTGGTTATATCAGAGTACATTATCCATCTGAAAATTTTAATCCAAGTGATTTTCTATTAGATGAACAAAAGCTGCTTGATATGGTAGCGCTTGAAATTAGTCATTATATAGAAAAATTTCAGATTCTGGAACGAAAAGCTTCTTTAAGAAGAACACTCGAGCATATGGACCGATTGGCAATTCTAAGCGAAACGATTGCCGGAATTGCTCATGAGCTTAATAATCCTTTAGCCAATATTTTGGGTTATGCTGAATTGATCAAAATTACAAACACTAATTCTGAAATTGATTCAGATATAACAACAATTATAGATACAGTAATCTATACCCGTGAAATTGTAAAAAAGCTGATGTTCTTTTCATGTGAAATGCCTTATCAACCAAAATTACAAGACATTAATCCCATTATCACTTTTGCCCTCTCCATTTTAAAACAAAATTTTCACAAAAAAGAAATAAAAAGCGAAGTGCATTTTAACAACAAAATTTCAACTGCGATAATTGATTCTGTACAATTAACACAGTTGGTTTTCAATATATTAAAAAATGCTATTCAGGCATCTCCCCAAAAAAGCACCATAAAAACAATCATCGAAAATGATGAGAAAAATATTATTATAAAAATTGAAGATCAAGGTCACGGAATACCTGAAGAAATAAAGCAACAAATATTTGAGCCTTTTTTCACAACAAAAAAAATAAAAAACGGTGCTGGTCTTGGATTAAGTGTTGTACATGGAATTATAAAAAATCATAACGGAGAAATAACTGTTATAAATAATTATCCAAGTGGTTCAATTTTTATAATCAGTTTACCTATTAATCAATAA